One genomic segment of Hymenobacter psoromatis includes these proteins:
- a CDS encoding AIR synthase-related protein, whose amino-acid sequence MNNAQTPDAGYSIDLGNAASKNAYNWSKKTFATRAGLPGEPARGLDGGFSNEIRFGQERLGISSDGIGTKIELAERLDKYDTLGYDLVAMTADDLIAAGFIPTNLSNIIDVNTLDYDVVDEMMRGLHDACMFSKIAITGGEIAELDNRIGGFPGARMNFNWCSTAIGVLHPSLAQPLSGAAAQAGDAVVAMRSPSFRSNGYSLARKTLQRLFGDNWHATPYDGPDADQYATWGDALLAPSLIYAPALTAVLDAGLPLRGAAHITGGGVADNFKRVLKNGLGAVLDNLFAPLPAMQRLCEIGGIAAETAYLYWNMGNGMLLLTPPESAEVLVQQLVQSGYAAQVAGYLTAEAGVTLRVAAGELTYA is encoded by the coding sequence ATGAACAACGCCCAAACCCCCGACGCCGGCTACTCCATCGACCTCGGCAACGCCGCCTCGAAAAACGCCTATAACTGGTCGAAGAAGACTTTCGCTACCCGCGCTGGCCTGCCCGGCGAGCCCGCCCGTGGCCTCGACGGTGGCTTCTCGAATGAAATCCGCTTCGGCCAGGAGCGCTTGGGCATCAGCTCCGACGGTATTGGGACCAAAATCGAGCTGGCCGAGCGCCTCGACAAGTATGATACGCTGGGCTACGACCTGGTAGCCATGACCGCCGACGACCTCATTGCGGCCGGTTTCATACCCACCAACCTGTCGAATATCATCGACGTCAATACCCTTGACTATGATGTAGTTGACGAGATGATGCGCGGCTTGCACGATGCCTGCATGTTCTCGAAAATCGCCATTACGGGCGGCGAAATTGCTGAGTTGGACAACCGTATCGGCGGCTTCCCCGGCGCGCGCATGAACTTCAACTGGTGCTCCACGGCCATTGGCGTGCTACACCCCAGTCTGGCGCAGCCACTGAGCGGGGCCGCTGCTCAGGCCGGCGATGCGGTGGTGGCCATGCGCTCGCCCTCGTTCCGCTCCAACGGCTACTCGCTGGCCCGCAAGACGTTGCAGCGCCTCTTCGGCGACAACTGGCACGCTACCCCCTACGATGGCCCCGATGCCGACCAGTACGCCACCTGGGGCGATGCCCTGCTCGCGCCCTCGCTCATCTACGCGCCCGCCCTCACGGCGGTGCTCGACGCCGGCCTACCCCTGCGCGGCGCGGCCCACATCACGGGCGGCGGCGTGGCCGACAACTTCAAGCGCGTGCTCAAAAACGGCCTCGGCGCGGTGCTCGACAACCTCTTCGCGCCGCTGCCCGCCATGCAGCGCCTCTGCGAAATTGGCGGCATCGCGGCCGAAACCGCCTACCTCTACTGGAACATGGGCAACGGGATGCTGCTCCTTACCCCCCCCGAATCGGCCGAAGTCCTGGTGCAGCAGCTCGTGCAGAGCGGCTACGCGGCCCAGGTGGCCGGCTACCTCACCGCCGAGGCGGGCGTGACGCTGCGCGTCGCGGCGGGAGAGTTGACGTATGCATGA